A stretch of DNA from Streptomyces sp. NBC_01197:
GCCACCACCCCGCTGCTCGACGCCCTGCTCGCCGCAGGAGTCGATGCCCCGTACTCCTGCCGTGAAGGCGCCTGCGCCGCCTGCGCCTGCCGGGTCATCGAAGGAGAGGTCTCGGTGGCCCACGACGACGTCCTGGACGACGAGGACCGCGCGGAAGGCTACATCCTGGCCTGCCAGGCGCTGCCGGCCAGCGAGCGGATCAGTATCAGCTACTCCTGACCTGCCCCGCCGTCCGCCCCTGCGGACCGGCCCCACTCCTGACCCGTGACCAGCCGTACGCCGGGGTCCCCTGATACGCCGGGGACCCCGCCTCACATCCAGTCGGCGAACCGCATCCACGACATCATGTTGTCCATCTCCGCCGGATCGATGGGCGAGGCCACCGCCGGGGCGGGAGCGGGGGCCGCGGATGTCCGCGTCCGGGCCTCGGCGCGCCCCGGGCCGAAGAGCGAGCGCCACACCGCGCGGGACGTGGCCAGCACCACCGGCGCCAGCCGCTCCAGCTCACGGTGCGTGCCATTGCCGCAGATCGACACCGACGCGATCGCGCGGCCCGAGCCCCGCAGCGGCGCCGCCACGCACGACACCCCCCGGAACGCCTCCTCGACATCGAACGCCACGCCCCGCTCCCCGATCCGCCGCAGCTCCTCGCGGAACGCCACAGGACGGGTGATCGTGCGGGCCGTGCGCGGCCGCAGCCCCGCCCGCACGACCTCGGCGACGAGCGCGACCTCGCTGAACGCGAGGATCGCCTTGCCCGTGCCCGTGCAGTACGCCGGCTGCCGGCCGCCCACCCGTGAAGGCACGCTCCCGTCCTGGGCCCCGCCGATCCGCTCCAGATACACCACCTCGGGCCCGTCGAGCACGGCGAGGTGCGCCACATGCCCGGTCGACTCGTGCAGCGCGTGCAGATGCGGCAGCGCCGCTCTGCGCAGCCGGTTGTGGTGCGAGGCCAGGGCTCCCAGCTCCAGCATCCGCATCCCGAGCCGGTAGTCCCGGCCCTCCCGGTCCAGCCAGCGCAGACGTACGAGCTG
This window harbors:
- a CDS encoding IclR family transcriptional regulator; this translates as MAEQPPSLLEKAALVLGAFEGPAPRLTLTEVIHRSGLPRSSVHRILDQLVRLRWLDREGRDYRLGMRMLELGALASHHNRLRRAALPHLHALHESTGHVAHLAVLDGPEVVYLERIGGAQDGSVPSRVGGRQPAYCTGTGKAILAFSEVALVAEVVRAGLRPRTARTITRPVAFREELRRIGERGVAFDVEEAFRGVSCVAAPLRGSGRAIASVSICGNGTHRELERLAPVVLATSRAVWRSLFGPGRAEARTRTSAAPAPAPAVASPIDPAEMDNMMSWMRFADWM